The following coding sequences lie in one Pseudorca crassidens isolate mPseCra1 chromosome 2, mPseCra1.hap1, whole genome shotgun sequence genomic window:
- the LOC137218578 gene encoding zinc finger protein 239-like, translating to MLEIYGNLVLVGKKLYDCAECGKSFSQSTDLHIHQRVHTRKKPFVCDTRGKAFSYNRNLHVHQRVHTGEKPFKCEECGKGFHQSPNLRIHWRVHAGAKPYKCEKCCESFRQNVDLQEHQRVHTRETISMVKPLKYKLPCSSESPHRRETCRCEECGKDLDHSESSHSPENETADVMGV from the exons ATGCTGGAGATCTATGGCAACCTGGTCTTAGTGG GAAAGAAACTTTATGACTGTGCCGAGTGTGGCAAGAGCTTCAGTCAGAGCACAGACCTTCACATCCACCAGAGAGTCCACACGAGAAAGAAACCTTTCGTGTGTGATACACGTGGCAAAGCCTTCAGTTATAACAGGAATCTTCACGTGCATCAGAGGgtccacacaggagagaaacctttTAAGTGCGAGGAGTGTGGCAAGGGCTTCCATCAGAGCCCCAACCTTCGCATCCACTGGAGAGTCCACGCTGGAGCAAAACCGTACAAATGTGAGAAGTGTTGTGAGAGCTTCAGACAGAACGTAGACCTCCAAGAGCATCAGAGGGTCCACACAAGGGAAACCATTTCAATGGTGAAACCCTTAAAGTACAAGCTTCCGTGCTCATCAGAAAgtccacacaggagagaaacctgtAGGTGTGAGGAGTGTGGAAAGGATTTAGATCACAGTGAATCTTCACATTCTCCAGAGAATGAAACTGCAGATGTGATGGGTGTGTGA